The Chitinophaga sp. H8 genome contains a region encoding:
- a CDS encoding N-acetylmuramic acid 6-phosphate etherase, translated as MTRITEHPSRYDHLETKSVDELITHINDEDATVATAIKKALPQVSRLITVIIEKLKSDGRMFYIGAGSGGRLSVLDVIELPTTFGIPKGKVNVILAGGIENLANAPEEKEDDTAEAISRLRQENLTDKDIVIGISASGSTPFVLEGLKLCRSMGVTTGCIVSNPGSPIAAAADLPVEVVTGPEFITGSTRMKCGTAQKMLFDMISTTVMIKLDRVEGNSMVNVKLINDKITDRAVKMLMEKAQIPDYDAAKTMLLESGSVKNALDKLKNIPH; from the coding sequence ATGACACGTATTACAGAACACCCCTCCCGGTATGACCATTTGGAAACCAAATCCGTTGATGAACTGATTACGCATATCAACGACGAAGATGCTACTGTAGCTACAGCGATTAAAAAAGCGTTGCCACAGGTAAGCAGGTTGATTACTGTTATTATTGAGAAACTGAAAAGTGACGGCCGCATGTTTTATATTGGGGCCGGCAGTGGAGGTCGTCTTTCTGTCCTGGATGTAATTGAATTGCCTACTACATTCGGTATCCCCAAAGGAAAAGTAAATGTGATCCTGGCCGGAGGAATAGAAAACCTGGCTAATGCTCCTGAAGAGAAAGAAGATGATACAGCGGAAGCAATCAGCAGGCTGAGACAGGAAAACCTAACGGATAAAGATATCGTTATTGGTATTTCTGCCAGTGGTTCTACTCCTTTTGTATTGGAGGGCTTAAAATTATGCCGTAGTATGGGTGTTACCACAGGGTGTATTGTGAGCAACCCGGGGTCACCTATTGCAGCGGCGGCCGACTTGCCGGTAGAAGTAGTTACCGGACCGGAATTTATTACCGGCAGCACCCGCATGAAATGTGGCACTGCACAAAAAATGCTGTTTGATATGATCTCCACCACCGTTATGATAAAGCTCGACAGGGTAGAAGGTAACAGCATGGTAAATGTAAAACTGATCAACGATAAAATTACAGACAGGGCAGTGAAAATGCTGATGGAAAAAGCGCAGATCCCGGATTATGACGCTGCTAAAACTATGCTGCTGGAAAGTGGTAGTGTAAAAAATGCATTAGATAAACTGAAAAATATTCCTCACTAA
- a CDS encoding DegT/DnrJ/EryC1/StrS family aminotransferase yields MENNKFSRRSFINTLSIVGAGMAMHLPSIARGSSDNAKPALLGGPQARPWEFSGWPIFDQTEEKAVTDVLKSGVWGRLGGNVVANFEREYAKVFGAKHSLGVSSGTSALYTILGALDLGPGDEVIIPVYTFVATYNVVVLNYALPIFADTDIESFQIDPTKVAAAITPQTKIIMPVHIGGSPANIDQLLSIAQKANIPLVEDACQAHLAEWKGRKVGNYGLAGAFSFQASKNLNCAEGGAIITNDDAFAQTCYGFHNQGQGGQTTAYTPGAGTRATNVRLTEFQGNLLLAQMTRLQAQTKRRAENAAYLTSLLNGIKGIYPAKLYEGTTMSAFHLYMFRYDKAFFSGLPRATFLKALQAEGVPCDSGYGPMNRDTYVTGLAQNKHYLKIYGEKTMKEWQERNACPQNDKLTGEQAVWFFQNMLLGTRTDMEQIATAIRKIQKNAKALSKA; encoded by the coding sequence ATGGAAAACAATAAATTCAGCCGCAGATCATTTATCAATACCTTGTCCATTGTAGGGGCAGGCATGGCCATGCATCTCCCAAGTATTGCAAGAGGGAGCAGCGATAATGCAAAGCCTGCTTTATTAGGTGGCCCACAAGCCCGCCCATGGGAATTTTCCGGTTGGCCCATATTTGATCAAACAGAAGAAAAAGCAGTGACAGATGTATTGAAAAGCGGTGTGTGGGGGCGTTTGGGAGGCAATGTTGTCGCTAATTTTGAAAGAGAATATGCAAAGGTTTTTGGCGCAAAACATAGCCTGGGTGTTTCCAGCGGTACCAGTGCCCTCTATACCATCCTGGGTGCGTTAGACCTGGGGCCTGGTGACGAGGTGATTATTCCGGTATATACTTTCGTAGCTACTTATAATGTTGTGGTATTGAACTATGCATTACCCATATTTGCAGACACAGATATTGAGAGTTTCCAGATAGACCCCACAAAGGTGGCAGCGGCTATTACCCCGCAAACGAAGATCATTATGCCGGTGCATATAGGCGGTTCTCCTGCAAATATAGATCAGCTGTTATCTATTGCGCAAAAAGCAAATATTCCGTTGGTAGAAGACGCCTGCCAGGCTCACCTGGCAGAGTGGAAAGGCAGGAAGGTGGGGAATTACGGACTGGCTGGTGCATTTAGTTTCCAGGCATCCAAAAACCTGAATTGCGCGGAAGGTGGAGCCATCATCACCAACGATGATGCTTTTGCTCAAACCTGTTATGGTTTCCATAACCAGGGTCAGGGCGGACAAACAACTGCCTATACACCAGGTGCTGGTACACGTGCTACTAACGTAAGGTTGACAGAGTTTCAGGGTAATCTCTTACTGGCACAGATGACCCGCCTGCAGGCACAAACAAAACGCCGGGCGGAAAACGCAGCTTACCTTACTTCCCTGCTCAACGGAATAAAGGGCATTTATCCTGCCAAACTGTATGAGGGTACCACTATGAGCGCATTCCATCTTTATATGTTCCGCTATGATAAAGCATTCTTTTCAGGATTGCCAAGAGCCACTTTCCTGAAAGCACTGCAGGCGGAAGGGGTGCCTTGTGATAGTGGTTATGGCCCTATGAACCGGGATACCTATGTAACCGGGCTGGCACAAAATAAACATTACCTGAAGATCTACGGAGAGAAGACAATGAAGGAATGGCAGGAAAGAAATGCATGTCCGCAAAATGATAAACTCACCGGCGAACAGGCCGTTTGGTTTTTCCAGAACATGCTGCTGGGTACCAGAACAGATATGGAACAGATCGCTACGGCTATCAGAAAAATACAGAAGAATGCTAAAGCCTTGTCTAAAGCTTAA
- a CDS encoding sugar MFS transporter, with product MEAAKIDNTLPVKAGLSPLAIIGSLFFIFGFVTWLSSVLIPYLQIACELNNFQSYLVAFAFYISYFVMAIPSAWVLKITGYKRGMSCGLIGVAAGSIIFIPAAFHREYSIFLLGLFVQGAGLAVLQTASNPYVTILGDVESAAKRMSIMGICNGVAGIIAPAILGAVILSDADALTASIEHMDEVTRTAALNHLAQKVMLPYFIITVILVLLAIVIDRSGLPEIDAPEEEITASPDQVTKTSVFHFPYLMLGVFTLFVYVGVEVIAGNTIISYGTYLGIKMSAAKFFTSFTLIGMLVGYLLGILLIPRYISQQNALKYAALLGVAFALGAIFSTGLVSVLFVALLGFANAVMFPAIWPLSISGLGRFTKIGASLMVMAISGGAVLPLIYGWLSDKYNAQQAYWLVVPCYLIIGWFAVQGYRIGRGKGDTLVA from the coding sequence TTGGAAGCAGCTAAAATAGATAATACCCTGCCGGTAAAGGCTGGACTGAGCCCGCTGGCAATCATTGGCAGCCTGTTCTTTATTTTTGGTTTTGTAACATGGCTTAGCTCGGTGCTCATTCCTTATTTGCAAATTGCTTGTGAGCTGAATAACTTTCAATCATACCTGGTAGCATTTGCATTTTACATCTCTTATTTTGTAATGGCCATTCCTTCTGCCTGGGTATTGAAAATAACCGGATATAAACGGGGAATGTCTTGTGGATTGATAGGAGTGGCTGCTGGGTCTATTATTTTTATACCAGCAGCTTTTCATCGTGAGTACAGCATTTTCCTGTTGGGATTATTCGTACAAGGGGCGGGGTTAGCAGTGCTGCAAACAGCCTCTAATCCCTATGTAACGATCCTGGGCGATGTGGAAAGTGCTGCCAAAAGAATGAGTATTATGGGAATCTGCAATGGGGTGGCAGGTATTATTGCTCCTGCAATATTAGGGGCAGTTATATTAAGTGATGCAGATGCGCTGACCGCAAGTATTGAACACATGGATGAAGTAACCAGAACAGCTGCTTTAAACCACCTGGCACAAAAGGTAATGCTGCCTTACTTCATTATTACCGTCATCCTGGTATTACTGGCTATTGTAATAGATCGTTCCGGATTGCCGGAAATAGATGCGCCGGAAGAAGAGATAACAGCTTCCCCCGACCAGGTAACTAAAACAAGCGTTTTTCATTTCCCTTACCTGATGCTAGGCGTATTTACCCTGTTTGTTTACGTGGGTGTAGAAGTAATAGCAGGAAATACCATTATTAGCTATGGTACTTACCTGGGTATTAAAATGTCTGCTGCTAAATTCTTTACTTCTTTTACACTGATTGGCATGCTGGTAGGATACCTGCTGGGCATCCTGTTGATCCCCAGGTACATCAGTCAGCAAAACGCCTTGAAATATGCAGCGTTGCTGGGGGTTGCTTTTGCACTGGGAGCCATATTCAGCACAGGGCTGGTATCTGTGTTGTTTGTTGCTTTACTGGGGTTTGCCAATGCCGTGATGTTTCCTGCTATCTGGCCGTTGTCTATCAGCGGGTTGGGCAGATTTACCAAAATAGGTGCTTCGCTGATGGTGATGGCTATCAGTGGCGGAGCGGTGTTACCCCTTATTTACGGTTGGTTGTCTGATAAGTATAATGCACAACAGGCTTATTGGTTGGTGGTGCCCTGTTACCTCATCATTGGTTGGTTTGCTGTACAAGGATATCGGATCGGCAGAGGGAAGGGAGATACTTTAGTTGCATAG